From the Jilunia laotingensis genome, the window TGACCCGTTCTTCTTCACTGTAGCAATAGAGAGTTTTTTTCTTGTTGCGTACTCGGAAAAGTGGTGTTTGTAGGATATAAACATGCCCTTTCTTTATCAGATCAGGGAAGAATTGCAAGAAGAAAGTGATCAGCAACAGGCGAATGTGCATTCCGTCTACATCGGCATCGGTGGCCACAATTACTTTGTTGTAGCGTAGACCCTCTATGCCGTCTTCAATGTTAAGTGCCGCCTGTAGCAGATTGAACTCTTCATTCTCATAAACCACTTTTTTGGTCAGTCCGAAAGAGTTGAGGGGTTTACCACGCAAGCTGAATACAGCTTGTGTGTTTACATCGCGGCTTTTGGTGATGGAGCCGCTTGCAGAGTCACCCTCCGTAATGAAAATGCAGGAATCCTCTTCAAGTTCCTTGCCCTTTGAATCGTTCAGATGGATCCGGCAATCACGGAGCTTGCGGTTGTGCAAATTTGCTTTTTTCGCACGTTCGCGAGCCAGTTTGGTAACACCGGCTATGGCTTTACGTTCTTTTTCGGAATCCTGTATCTTTTGTTGCATGATCTCGGCAACGTCTGCATGTTTATGCAGGTAATTGTCCAGTTCCTGTTTGATGAAGTCGCCTACGAACTTGTTTACCGTGATTCCTCCGGGAGACATATTGGTAGATCCCAGTTTGATCTTCGTCTGACTTTCAAACATCGGCTCTTCCACGTTAACGGCAATGGCAGCTACCAGTCCGTTGCGGATATCGGCATAATCCATACTCTTGTTATAGAACTCTTTGATCGTGCGGGCTATATGTTCTTTGAAGGCGCTTTGATGAGTTCCTCCTTGGGATGTATGTTGTCCGTTGACAAAGGAGTAGTACTCTTCACCATACTGTCCGGTGTGCGTAAAGGCGATTTCGATATCTTCTCCTTTGAGGTGAATGATCGGATAAAGTCCTACCGCAGTCATATTGTCATTCAGCAAGTCTACCAGTCCATTGCGTGACAAGATGCGCTGTCCGTTGTAAATGATCGCCAGACCTGTATTGAGATAGGTATAGTTCCGGAGCATTGTCTCAATAAACTCGGGTCGGAAACTATAATTAAGGAACAAGGTATTGTCCGGTTCAAAGAAGATGTATGTACCATTACCTTCTTCTGTGTCGTGCGTTTCGTCTTTCAACAGGTTTCCTTTTGAGAAAGTGGCTGTTCGCACTTTTCCGTCACGGTAACTGCGTACTTCGAAACTTGAACTCAACGCATTGACAGCTTTTACACCGACTCCGTTCAGACCGACACTTTTTTTGAAGGCTTTACTGTCGTACTTGCCTCCTGTATTTAGCATACTGACGGCCTCGATCAGTTTTCCTTGCGGGATGCCTCGTCCATAGTCGCGTACACTTACACGCAGATTCTCTTCGACAGTAATCTCTATTTTCTTGCCGGCTTGCATTTTGAACTCGTCGATACTGTTATCAATCACCTCTTTCAGCAATACATAGATTCCGTCTTCGGCATGTGCCCCGTCTCCCAGTTTACCGATATACATACCGGGACGTGTACGGACATGTTCCATGTCGCTCAGATGGCGGATGTTGTCGTCAGTGTATTCTACAGAATTATTGTTTACGGGTATCAGCTCGTTCTCTTCCATTTTAGTAATTATTCAATCTTTTTTGTAAACGCACGACGGCGTTTATGTTGTTCCGTTTTGAAATAATCCCACTGTGCTTGAACTTTACCGTTCATTTCCAGTTCCGGGTTGCTCTCTGCAAATATAAAACCTAATTTTTGATAAACCGGAATTAAATCAGAAAATAACAATGCGTTAACACCTTTGTTCTGATATTCGGGTTTTACGGCTACAAGCAATAAATCGAGCATTTTCGCCCGTCTTTTCATGAACAAAGCCTTTAGCAGATAGAACCATCCGAATGGCAGCAGGCGGCCGTGTGACTTTTGCAAAGCTTCTGCCAGTGAAGGCATTGAAACACCTACGGCTATCAGTTGATCTTCGGCATCGGTAATGAGTGTCACCATGCGCAGGTCGAGAATCGGAAGATACATCTTGACATACTGGTTGATTTGCCGTTGTGAGAGAGCCGAATATCCATATAACGGACTGTAAGCTTCGTTCATTAGTTTGAATATCTCTTGTCCGTAGTCTTTTGCTATTTTCTTTGCCGAAGTATATTTTTTTATCTTAAGGTTATACTTTCGCTGAATCAAGTCCGAAATACGTTGATGCTTTTCAGGGATGGCGTCGGGGATGTAGATTTTAAATTCTACCCAATCGGCATCTTTCCGGAACCCCAACTTCTCCATGTGTTCGGGGTAGTAAGGAAAATTGTAGATAGTAGCCATGGTGCTGAGTTGGTCGAATCCTTCTATCAGCATTCCTTCTGCGTCGAAGTCGGTGAAGCCGAGCGGACCTTGAATGTCCGTCATACCCCGTTTTTTCCCCCATTCTTCTACAGTTTTGATTAAAGCGTCCGATACCTCCAGATCGTCAATAAAGTCAATCCACCCGAAACGTACATCCTTTTTGTTCCAAGTTTCGTTGGCCCGTTTGTTGATGATGGCTGCTACACGTCCAACTATTTTCCCATCTTTGTAAGCTAAGAAGTAGTCTGCTTCGCAAAACTCGAAAGCTGCGTTTTTCTTCTTGTTGAATGTGTTGAGCATGTCATCATAGAGATCGGGCACTGAGTAGGGATTCTTTTTATACATCTCATAATTGAAACGGATGAATTTGTCCAACTCTTTCCTGCAAGAGACTTGTTTGATTGTAATAGCCATATTTATGTATTTATTTGAGGATGCAAAGATACGTGATAATCTTCAAATTACAACGTGTAAGGAATAAAAAAACTCTCGTTATCGTTGTGCTATCTTCTTGAATTGCAGAGGGGTCATTCCGGTTTGTTTGAGGAAGATCTGGTGGAAGGTAGAAATAGAATTAAAGCCTGAACGCTCGGCTATTTCGTCAATAGTCATAGTTGGAGGTCTTCTGTTTGGCCTTTTCTTAATTCTTACTTTTAACATTGTTGATTTGCTATTAGGGTTTGGTATATGTCCCTGCACGATCATATTATGTTTGCATGATAAAAACATATATTCTTTCGGCAAAGGAATACGTATTTAACACACATTTAAAATACTATTTTTGCGAAGAATAAAAAGTGATGCTTCTATCTATAAATATAATTTATATGTTTCTGATAATTAATTGTTTGTCTTGATGTTCTTTGGAGAGATTAATTTTGGGAGGAGGTTCATTCAGGCAACGTTCTCTTGATAGTTCCGTTTGTTTTCTTTTATGCTTGTTAGTTTGTTAACTTCATCATTTATACTCTGTTTCCCTTTGATATATGAAATGTTTGTTATAACTTGCCAACGAGTTTATTAGAGATGCTTTAAATCGGATTTTGTTGTTAAATATAGTCATCTATGAAAAACTTATTTTATTATTATCGTTGTTGAC encodes:
- a CDS encoding DNA topoisomerase IV subunit B yields the protein MEENELIPVNNNSVEYTDDNIRHLSDMEHVRTRPGMYIGKLGDGAHAEDGIYVLLKEVIDNSIDEFKMQAGKKIEITVEENLRVSVRDYGRGIPQGKLIEAVSMLNTGGKYDSKAFKKSVGLNGVGVKAVNALSSSFEVRSYRDGKVRTATFSKGNLLKDETHDTEEGNGTYIFFEPDNTLFLNYSFRPEFIETMLRNYTYLNTGLAIIYNGQRILSRNGLVDLLNDNMTAVGLYPIIHLKGEDIEIAFTHTGQYGEEYYSFVNGQHTSQGGTHQSAFKEHIARTIKEFYNKSMDYADIRNGLVAAIAVNVEEPMFESQTKIKLGSTNMSPGGITVNKFVGDFIKQELDNYLHKHADVAEIMQQKIQDSEKERKAIAGVTKLARERAKKANLHNRKLRDCRIHLNDSKGKELEEDSCIFITEGDSASGSITKSRDVNTQAVFSLRGKPLNSFGLTKKVVYENEEFNLLQAALNIEDGIEGLRYNKVIVATDADVDGMHIRLLLITFFLQFFPDLIKKGHVYILQTPLFRVRNKKKTLYCYSEEERVNAIRELSPNPEITRFKGLGEISPDEFKHFIGKDMRLEQVSLRKTDLVKELLEFYMGKNTMERQNFIIDNLVIEEDIAEK
- a CDS encoding AraC family transcriptional regulator, translated to MTIDEIAERSGFNSISTFHQIFLKQTGMTPLQFKKIAQR